CAACCTCTCGTGCGGCGGTGGCGGCCAGGTCGGCATCGGCCGGTTCCGCGTGCCCGCCCGGTTGCAGCCAGCGGTGCAGCTTCGAATGGTGGATCAGCAGCAGTGAATTGCCATCCGGCGACAGGATGAACGCGCTAGCGGTGAAGTGGCCGGGCTCAAAGTGCGACCGCGAGAATGGATCGCCAGGCACTTGCGCCAGTTCGATCATGCGCGATCGGTGCGACGCCTCGGCGTTGTCGTACGGGTGAAACGCGTTCAACGACTCGATCAGCAATGCGCGGCGGTCCATGCCGGGCGATCATGTCGACCGCGCGGGCGTTGTCCACCCCCCGAGACCGCAGATTGCCCCTTACGCGATTGTCCGCCGCCGCCCCACAATGCCGCGGGGCCAACTTTCAGGAAACAAATCGACATGACGACCGACACTGCCCCCGCCGAGCCGAAAGATGCTCACGAGAAGGAAGAAGCGAAGGAGCGCAGCTCGCCGAGCGGCAAGATCGTCTACCTGGCCATCGAGCGCGAGGCGAAGGAGGAACTGTCGCGGCCGTCGGTCGGGCTGTTCTGGTCGGGGCTGGCCGCGGGGCTGTCGATGGCGTTTTCCGTCATCGGTGAAGCGGTGCTGCGCGAGCACCTGCCCGAGGCCGCGTGGACGTCGCTGGTGGCCGAACTGGGGTACAGCATCGGGTTCCTGATCGTCATCCTGGGCCGGCAGCAGCTGTTTACCGAGAACACGCTGACGCCCGTGCTGCCGTTGCTGCGCAATCGTGACCGCGCGACGTTCATGAATGTGGCGCGGCTGTGGGCGACGGTGCTGATTGCCAACCTGCTCGGCGCGATGATCATCGCGCTGGTGCTGGTGAAGACGAACGCCCTGGCGCAACCGGTGGTCGAACGGCTGCTGCAGATTGGCCATTCGTCGATCTCGCACGGGTTCGGCACGGTATTGCTGCGCGGCATTTTCGCCGGCTGGCTGATCGCGCTGCTGGTCTGGATGATGCCGGCCGCCGAGGCGGCGCGGTTCTTCTTGATTATCGTGATTGCATGGATGGTGGGCATCGGCGAGTTCAGTCACGTGATCGCGGGCGCGGTCGACATCTTCGCGCTCGCCTGGGCCGGGGAAAAGTCGTGGGCGATCGCGTTTGGCGGCTTCGTGCTGCCGGCGCTCATCGGCAACATCATCGGGGGCGTGGCGCTGGTGGCGGGGCTGAACTATGCCCAGGTGTCGCCGGGCAGCGATCTGCGGTCGACGCGCTGACGGCCGGTTCGTGGTGGGGCGGGCGCGAACGGTCCACGTCGCGCGATATTGCGCGGCCACCTGCTATGCTACTGCGTTTCTTCGCTTGTCCGAGCGATGGCGCGCCGCTCGGCGGTCGCGCTGCCCGCGTGTCTGCCTTTGTCCCTGGAGCCGGCTCATGCATCGTGGAGTGATGTTTCAATACTTCGAGTGGAACTGTCCCGCCGACGGTTCCCTGTGGCGGCAGTTGGCCGAGCGGGCGCAGGAGATCAAGAACCTCGGCACCACCGCCGTCTGGATGCCGCCGGCGTACAAGTCGATGGATGGTGACCACGACACCGGCTACGCGCCCTACGACCTGTACGATTTGGGCGAGTTCGACCAGAAGGGGAGCGTGCGCACGAAGTACGGCACGAAGGACGAGTTCATCACCGCCGTGAAGGCCGTGAAGGACGCCGGCATGGTCGCTTATGCCGACATCGTGCTGAACCACCGCATGGGCGGCGACGAGCTGGAAGACGTGGTGGTCGAGGAGGTCGCCTGTCACGATCGCAACCAGACGGTCGGCGGCACGCGCACGATCCGCACCTGGTCCAAGTTCACCTTCCCCGGCCGCGGCGACACGTACTCGCCGTTCAAGTGGGATCGCCAGCACTTCACCGCCTTCGGCGCCAACGCCGACGAGCCGCACGAGTCGGGGAAGATCTACCGCGTGACGGGCAAGAACTTCTCCGGCGAGGTCTGCTTCGAGAACGGCAACTTCGACTACCTGATGGGCAGCGACGTCGACTGCTATCATCCCGACGTGAAGGCCGAGCTGGACCGCTGGGCCGCGTGGCTTGTCGAAACGACCGGCGTCGATGGTTTCCGGCTGGACGCGGTGAAGCACATCCCCGCGCCGTTCTTCAAGGAATGGCTCTCGAACGTGCGCGCCCACTTCAGTGGCCGCGAGTTCTTCGCCGTCGGCGAATACTGGACCGGCAGCTTAACGGAGGTAGAAGGGTACCTGGCCGCGGTGGACGGCGCGATGCGCCTGTTCGACGTGCCGCTGCACTACAAGTTCCACGAGGCATCGCAGGCGGGCGCCAGTTTCGACATCTCGAAAATATTCGACGGCACGCTGGTGCAGGCCAACCCGCTGATGGCCGTCACGTTCGTCGACAACCACGACAGCCAACCGGGCCAGGCGCTGGAAAGCTGGATTGACGATTGGTTCAAGCCGATCGCCTACGCGCTGATCCTGCTGCGCAAGGACGGCTATCCCTGCGTCTTCTACGGCGACTACTTCGGCAGCAGCGGTGACCCCAACGGTAACCACCCGCTCACCAGCCACCGCAAGCTGATCGACGACATGCTGCAGGCCCGCGCCAAGCAGGCCTACGGCGAGCAGCACGACTACTTCGACCATCCTACCTGCATCGCCTGGGCTTGGACCGGCGACGCCGACCATCCCGGTGGCCTCGTCGTCGTCCTGAGCGTCGGCGACGCCGGCTCGAAGCACATCACCACGCCGTACCCCAAAACCACCTACCGCGACCTCACCGGCCGCGATCACGAACCCGTCACCACCGACGAGAACGGCGCCGCCGACTTCCGCAGCCCCCCCGGCGGCGTGAGCATCTGGTGCGCGTGCTGATCGCGGTGGGGAGGTGCCGTGCCGACGCGCAGTACTCTTCTGTAGGACAGGCATTCCTGCCTGTCTCTCAGGGCGTCCGCTTCTCCCCCCCCGTATTCTCTCTTCTGTGGCACAGGCAATCTTGAGCAACAACATACTTGACGCAAACGTCCGGTCCCCTCTCCCGCGTACTCGCCCCTGAGGGCTAGGGTGGGGGCCTTCCTGGCGACTCCGAACGGGTAGACACCCACCCTATCCCTCCCCCGGCGTACCGGGAGAGGGGACCAGACCGCAGGGGTGCGTCAAGTATGTGAATGCCCAATCTTGAGCAACAACATACTTGACACACACCGTGCCCGCGCGTTCCTCCGGTCCCCTCTCCCGGTACTCCGGGGGAGGGTTAGGGTGGGGGCGCGCGAGCGCCAACACGTTCCAGATCGTACGAGTGGCCCCCTCCCTAGCCCTCCCCCGCGAGTACGCGGGAGAGGGGACCAGACGGCATCCACGGCGATATTACGTCGCTCGTAACGATCTACTTCCCGCCCGCCTGCTCCTCTGCAAGCGCCCGCTGCTTCACCAGCACCTGTTCCGGCTGATCGACCGGCGCGACGCAGCTCGAGAACGCGGCCAGCAGTTCCTGGGCCTGTTCGAGCGAGTTATCGCTTGGCATCGTCTCGGCGATCTGCGCCGCCCGTGCCTGCAACTGCTGGAACTGCGACGGGCTGGCGACCGGGGGCCGGCGGTACTGTTGGGCGGCGGCGGGGAGGCGCGCGGTCTCCTTCTTCGTCCACTCGACGCGGCTCTTGAGCGTCGGGTGGTCGCTGGCCAGCTCGGGCGTGGTGTCATAGCCCAGGTCGATCATGCGTTGGAAGAAGTCGGCGAAGTGCTGCGGGTCCCAGCCGGCGCGTACGTAGAACTTGAAGCCGTACTCGTCGGCCTCGCGCTCGTCGGTGCGCGTAAAACCCTTGCCGATGAACTGGCCCGCCAGCAAACCCAGCCCCGCGCCGGCGGCGCCGTAGGTGGCGGCGCCCTTGGCCTCGTCCTGCGAGTATCCGATGGCCGCCCCCGCGGCGCCCGCGGCGGCGGCGCCACCGAGGATCGCGTACTGCCGGTTCATTCCCTGCTGCACGTGTCGCGCATAGACATGTGCGTACTCGTGCGCCACCACGGCCGCCAGCTCGTCCTCCGTCTTGCACTGGCGGAAGAGCGCGGTGTAGATGTACATGTGGTTACCGCCGGTCGTGAACGCGTTGAGCGTCTTGCTGTTGACGAAGTGGAAGCGCATGTCCTTCGAGAACATCCAGGCGTTGTCGCCACCCTTGCGGTGCGCGTCGGGCGCGTCGCCGTCGCCCATCTGCCGCGCCGCCTCGATCACGCGATCACCGACCGCCTGCAGGTAGTTGGCCAGCGCCGGATCCTCGACCACCGCTGGCTGCAATTGATTGTGAACGTTGGCGGCCTGGCTGATCACCTGGCGATCGGTGGCGCATCCCGTGGCCACAGACAATCCACAAATGATTAACATCGCGCGCAACGCGCGGTGAAAGTACGTGGTCATCGTCGTCCTCTCCTGTTCGAAACCGGACGACGCCGCGCGACGATCATTACATGTCGTTGCGCCGGCGTCACACTGGCGAATCTACATGACACAGGCAATCGTAGGAAGGCGCAGAACGAAGCGGCGTGCCACTCCCCTACTTCATCTAAGACACGTGCTCTAGCGGCACGTTGGCGGTCTGGAGAAGCTGCGCAAGCCGCGGAGTAAGACAGCAACTTCGCCGGGGTGCGCAGTGTGACGCTCGCGGAGTGCAGCAGTCCAGAATCAACGGTTTTCGTGGCGAAAATCGTGCTTTTATAGCGGGCTGGTGCGCTGAAAATGCTGCGCCTCCCACACGTTTCTGCGCTCATTGAAGTGGCCAATGTGGCAGCGCGAATTTTTTTCCGCGCGCGGTCGTTTGTCACCTAGCGTTTCGAACGTTCGGTAATACAGCACGTTTAGGCGCGCACGCTTCCTTACGACAGTCTGGCTGCCACGCGTGTCGCAGCGACATGCGTGATGAACGTCACCCTCATCGTCCGATGCAGGGTTCACGAGGCACGGTTGGCGACGCGGGAACGGTCCCGCACCCAGCGCGACCTCTGGCGATCGAAGGAGATCGTCGCACGAGGAAAGTGGAGAAACGGAAAATGACTTATTGCCAGACCAATCACAGCCTGACCGAGACCGCCGATCGGTTTGAACAGGAACAGATGTTTGAGGAGGACGTGCGAGCCGTCCTGACGATGCTTCGCCCCAACCGCCGCGAGCGGTTGATGGGGTGGCAGGAGCATCGCACGGGTGGCGCGCACTTCCGGGCGACCGTCTCCTGGTCACCGGAGTTCGCCGACGAGTCCGTCGACGAGCGCTTCACGGTGCCGCGGATGGTGGACGTGCTGGAGGCGGTGCTGATCGGCTCGGTGCGATCGGAGCTCGAGCTGCCGTTGCACGAGGAGTTCGATTTATATCGCGGCGTGGTGCGCGAGCTGTACAAGCGCGTGAACGACACGCAGTCGTGTTACGAGTGAGGTTATGAAGCACTGGCCACTGAAGTGGCCAGCGCGGCGCAACTGCTCGAACGTCCTCTCGTGAGTCCCGTCGTCCAACCGATAGTAGGAAGAGATGAAACGCGTGACACCCGTGATCGCCAAGACGTCGTCCAGCCGAACGAACCGCCTGCGCGCCAAGCGGCGCACGAAGGCGGACCGCGCCGCGGTCGCATCGCTGGTGGAGCTGCTCAAGCGTGGCGCCGACGTCCGCCAGCGCAAGGCCCGCCGCACGCGTGCCGCCATTAAGGTGCGCTCGTACGAGAACGACCTGAAGCTGGAGGTCGCGATCGAGCGGTTGATCGACGATTTGTACCTCATGCCCCTGGCGCCAGATGACCTGTCGGTTGCGTCGTTGATTTGATGTAAGGACAGGTGCCGATCCTCCCCCCGTTTAGCCGCGGGCTTGCCCGGGCGTGTTCTACGATTGAATCGCGGGCAAGCCCGTGGCTAAACGGGGGAGGACGCGCACCGGTCGACGGATAACCGATCCGATCGACCCAAAGGCGTAGGGTTTTACGACTTTTTAGCCCGAATTCCCCGAAAGCGAACAAAGTCATAGACTTAGGCGTACGATACTGTATAGTGTCCGTCGACAACTGACCCGCCTCGATCCACACGACTCCCTGCCATACGCAGCCCGTTTGATCAGCCCAGTTGTAGCGCATTGGTTGGCTTTTCTCGGCAGGTTGCCGTGGCCCTCTTGGTGCGCAGTCCTCACCAAGTAGGAATTGCCATGCAGTTTGCCGATCTTCGGCTCGCCGAGCCGATTCTCCGTTCCCTCGTTTCCGAAAATTACCTGACCGCCACGCCTGTTCAGGCTGGTGCCATTCCCCCGGCGCTCGAAGGCCGTGACGTGCTGGGCTGTGCCCAGACCGGCACGGGCAAGACGGCCGCGTTCGCGCTGCCGACGTTGCACCGCCTGTCGACCACCCCGCGGGCCAACCCGGCTTCGAAGGGGGCCCGTTGCCTCGTGCTCTCGCCCACGCGTGAGCTCGCGACGCAGATCGCCGACGGCTTCCGTGCTTACGGAAAGAACCTTCAGCTGCGCCACACCGTGATCTTCGGTGGCGTCGGCCAGTACCCGCAGGTGGACGCGCTGCGTCGCGGCGTCGACATCATCGTCGCCACGCCGGGGCGTCTCATGGACCTGATGAACCAGGGCTATGTCGATTTGCGCTCGATCGAAGTCTTCGTCCTGGATGAGGCCGATCGCATGCTGGACATGGGCTTTATCGCCGACATCCGCCGCATCGTGGCCAAGCTGCCGCAGAACAAGCAGACGTTGCTGTTCAGCGCGACCATGCCGACCGAGATCCGCCGCCTGGCCGATTCCTTAATGAAGGACCCGGCCACGGTTCAGATCGCCCCGGTCGCC
This genomic window from Tepidisphaeraceae bacterium contains:
- a CDS encoding NUDIX domain-containing protein — its product is MDRRALLIESLNAFHPYDNAEASHRSRMIELAQVPGDPFSRSHFEPGHFTASAFILSPDGNSLLLIHHSKLHRWLQPGGHAEPADADLAATAAREVVEEVGITSLTAEKSGVFDVDIHPIPARKTEPLHEHFDVRYLFRATDLSAVAGSDATAYRWVPIAEVTAELTDASVMRALAKLRK
- a CDS encoding formate/nitrite transporter family protein, translating into MTTDTAPAEPKDAHEKEEAKERSSPSGKIVYLAIEREAKEELSRPSVGLFWSGLAAGLSMAFSVIGEAVLREHLPEAAWTSLVAELGYSIGFLIVILGRQQLFTENTLTPVLPLLRNRDRATFMNVARLWATVLIANLLGAMIIALVLVKTNALAQPVVERLLQIGHSSISHGFGTVLLRGIFAGWLIALLVWMMPAAEAARFFLIIVIAWMVGIGEFSHVIAGAVDIFALAWAGEKSWAIAFGGFVLPALIGNIIGGVALVAGLNYAQVSPGSDLRSTR
- a CDS encoding alpha-amylase, which produces MHRGVMFQYFEWNCPADGSLWRQLAERAQEIKNLGTTAVWMPPAYKSMDGDHDTGYAPYDLYDLGEFDQKGSVRTKYGTKDEFITAVKAVKDAGMVAYADIVLNHRMGGDELEDVVVEEVACHDRNQTVGGTRTIRTWSKFTFPGRGDTYSPFKWDRQHFTAFGANADEPHESGKIYRVTGKNFSGEVCFENGNFDYLMGSDVDCYHPDVKAELDRWAAWLVETTGVDGFRLDAVKHIPAPFFKEWLSNVRAHFSGREFFAVGEYWTGSLTEVEGYLAAVDGAMRLFDVPLHYKFHEASQAGASFDISKIFDGTLVQANPLMAVTFVDNHDSQPGQALESWIDDWFKPIAYALILLRKDGYPCVFYGDYFGSSGDPNGNHPLTSHRKLIDDMLQARAKQAYGEQHDYFDHPTCIAWAWTGDADHPGGLVVVLSVGDAGSKHITTPYPKTTYRDLTGRDHEPVTTDENGAADFRSPPGGVSIWCAC
- a CDS encoding M48 family metallopeptidase, producing MTTYFHRALRAMLIICGLSVATGCATDRQVISQAANVHNQLQPAVVEDPALANYLQAVGDRVIEAARQMGDGDAPDAHRKGGDNAWMFSKDMRFHFVNSKTLNAFTTGGNHMYIYTALFRQCKTEDELAAVVAHEYAHVYARHVQQGMNRQYAILGGAAAAGAAGAAIGYSQDEAKGAATYGAAGAGLGLLAGQFIGKGFTRTDEREADEYGFKFYVRAGWDPQHFADFFQRMIDLGYDTTPELASDHPTLKSRVEWTKKETARLPAAAQQYRRPPVASPSQFQQLQARAAQIAETMPSDNSLEQAQELLAAFSSCVAPVDQPEQVLVKQRALAEEQAGGK